A portion of the Pseudomonas protegens CHA0 genome contains these proteins:
- a CDS encoding 3-deoxy-7-phosphoheptulonate synthase, which translates to MNSSVSALPLSAHVSANETLTQRLPSSLELKQQLPLSLALNQQVAAHRQAVRAILEGRDPRLLVVVGPCSIHDPQSALEYAANLARLADEVRDQMLLVMRAYVEKPRTTVGWKGLAYDPRLDGSDDMAGGLHLSRELMREMLRLGLPIATELLQPMAAGYFDDLLSWVAIGARTTESQIHREMASGLDMPVGFKNGTDGGVAIACDAMRSAAHPHRHFGVDSQGHPAVIQTPGNPDTHLVLRGGHRGPNYDRQSVAQVQQDLQKLKIPARIMVDCSHANSGKDPLRQPAVFNEVLEQRLQGDTSLMGMMLESHLFEGCQPLSANLRYGVSVTDGCLGWDATEQLLRNGAQQLRHAGKAAAVPA; encoded by the coding sequence ATGAACTCGTCCGTATCCGCCCTGCCCCTGTCCGCCCACGTCAGCGCCAATGAAACCCTGACCCAGCGCCTGCCCAGCTCCCTGGAACTCAAGCAGCAACTGCCGCTGTCCCTGGCCTTGAACCAACAAGTCGCCGCTCACCGCCAGGCGGTGCGCGCCATCCTCGAAGGTCGCGACCCACGCCTGCTGGTAGTCGTCGGCCCCTGCTCCATCCACGACCCGCAATCGGCCCTGGAATACGCCGCCAACCTGGCCCGCCTGGCCGATGAAGTGCGCGACCAGATGCTGCTGGTGATGCGCGCCTACGTGGAAAAGCCCCGTACCACCGTCGGCTGGAAAGGCCTGGCCTACGACCCCCGCCTGGATGGCAGCGACGACATGGCCGGCGGCCTGCACCTGTCCCGTGAACTGATGCGCGAGATGCTGCGCCTGGGCCTGCCGATTGCCACCGAACTGTTGCAGCCCATGGCCGCCGGCTACTTCGATGACCTGCTGAGCTGGGTCGCCATTGGTGCGCGCACCACCGAATCGCAGATCCACCGCGAGATGGCCAGCGGCCTGGACATGCCCGTGGGTTTCAAGAACGGCACCGACGGCGGCGTCGCTATCGCCTGTGACGCCATGCGTTCGGCGGCCCACCCGCACCGCCACTTCGGCGTCGACAGCCAGGGCCACCCGGCGGTCATCCAGACCCCAGGCAACCCCGACACCCATCTGGTGCTGCGCGGTGGCCATCGCGGGCCCAACTACGACCGCCAGAGCGTGGCCCAGGTCCAGCAGGACCTGCAGAAGCTGAAGATCCCGGCGCGGATCATGGTCGATTGCAGCCACGCCAACAGCGGCAAGGACCCGCTGCGTCAGCCGGCGGTGTTCAACGAGGTACTGGAGCAGCGCTTGCAGGGCGATACCTCGCTGATGGGGATGATGCTGGAAAGCCACCTGTTCGAAGGCTGCCAGCCCCTGAGCGCGAACCTGCGCTACGGCGTTTCGGTGACCGACGGCTGCCTGGGCTGGGACGCCACCGAACAATTGCTGCGCAATGGCGCGCAACAACTGCGACACGCAGGCAAGGCCGCAGCCGTCCCCGCCTGA
- a CDS encoding extracellular solute-binding protein has translation MRLLSSTVLFTALLLGAAGAQAAPQHAMTVYGEPAKYPQGFSHFDYVNPQAPKGGTLRRSAIEIGRFDHVLPYIDKGIGVSQLDGLVYSPLAQRSLDEPYTVYGLVAEKMERAEDGLWLRFYLNPKARFADNTPITAEDVRYSYDLLMTQGSMRYRTQFDDVKGVTVESPRVVRFDFKNNENRTLPLDIATLPVFPEHWWKSRDFANGGGYEAPLGSGPYRVAKVDSGNSITFARNPDWWGKDLPVSRGLYNFDHFSVEYFGDIDVARQVLRGGAYDYNREFSATGYSIGYDSPALNDGRLQKAHLAQSAPQPAQGYVFNLDRPVFQDRRVRQALAMLWDFEWSNRQMMRNLYIRQQSFFSNTALAARSLPDAEELKILEPLRGQIPDEVFTQVFEAPKTDGSGVIRDKQLQALALLEQAGWKPEGDKLVNAQGEPLSFTFLITQGSIERLLLPYKRNLAQIGISLNIRRIDSAQYVNRLMARDYDMIVTGYPVTTSPGMELYNYFGSAAANDPGSNNYMVLKNPAVDSLVNGLVKATSQPEMLRYAHALDRVLQWNYYWIANYYPPGTSTVWWNRFGIPKVPASNDEAIESWWEVSSSALTDEQMAAELIRRGKPGGRH, from the coding sequence ATGCGACTGCTTTCCTCCACCGTGCTTTTCACCGCCCTGCTGTTGGGCGCCGCGGGTGCCCAAGCCGCACCGCAACACGCCATGACCGTCTATGGCGAACCGGCCAAGTACCCCCAGGGTTTCAGCCACTTCGACTACGTCAATCCCCAGGCCCCCAAAGGCGGGACGTTGCGCCGCTCGGCCATCGAAATCGGCCGCTTCGACCACGTACTGCCCTATATCGACAAGGGCATCGGTGTCTCCCAGCTCGACGGCCTGGTCTATTCGCCCCTGGCCCAGCGCTCCCTGGACGAGCCCTACACCGTCTACGGCCTGGTGGCCGAAAAGATGGAGCGTGCCGAAGACGGCCTGTGGCTGCGCTTCTACCTCAACCCCAAGGCGCGCTTTGCCGACAACACGCCGATCACCGCCGAAGACGTGCGCTACAGCTACGACCTGCTGATGACCCAGGGCAGCATGCGCTACCGCACCCAGTTCGACGACGTCAAAGGCGTCACCGTGGAATCACCACGAGTGGTGCGCTTCGACTTCAAGAACAATGAAAACCGCACCCTGCCCCTGGATATCGCGACCCTGCCGGTGTTCCCCGAACACTGGTGGAAGAGTCGCGACTTCGCCAATGGCGGCGGCTATGAAGCGCCCCTGGGCAGCGGCCCCTACCGCGTGGCCAAGGTCGACTCGGGCAACAGCATCACCTTCGCCCGCAACCCCGACTGGTGGGGCAAGGACCTGCCGGTGAGCCGCGGCCTGTACAACTTCGATCATTTCAGCGTCGAGTATTTCGGCGATATCGACGTCGCCCGCCAGGTGCTGCGCGGCGGCGCCTACGACTACAACCGCGAGTTTTCCGCCACCGGCTATTCCATCGGCTACGACAGCCCGGCGCTGAACGACGGCCGCCTGCAAAAGGCCCACCTGGCGCAATCGGCGCCGCAACCGGCCCAGGGCTATGTGTTCAACCTCGACCGGCCAGTGTTCCAGGACCGCCGGGTGCGCCAGGCCCTGGCCATGCTCTGGGATTTCGAATGGAGCAACCGGCAGATGATGCGCAACCTCTACATCCGCCAGCAGAGTTTCTTCTCCAACACCGCCCTGGCGGCCCGCAGCCTGCCGGATGCCGAGGAGCTGAAGATCCTCGAACCGCTGCGCGGGCAGATCCCCGACGAGGTCTTCACCCAGGTTTTCGAGGCGCCGAAAACCGACGGCAGCGGCGTGATCCGCGACAAGCAACTGCAAGCCCTGGCCCTGCTGGAACAGGCCGGCTGGAAGCCCGAGGGCGACAAGCTGGTGAACGCCCAGGGCGAGCCCCTGAGCTTCACTTTCCTGATCACCCAGGGCTCCATCGAACGCCTGCTACTGCCCTACAAGCGCAACCTGGCGCAGATCGGCATCAGCCTGAACATTCGCCGCATCGACTCCGCCCAGTACGTCAACCGCCTGATGGCCCGGGACTACGACATGATCGTCACCGGCTACCCGGTGACCACCTCGCCGGGCATGGAGCTGTACAACTACTTCGGCTCCGCCGCGGCCAACGACCCCGGTTCCAACAACTACATGGTGCTCAAGAACCCGGCCGTGGACAGCCTGGTCAATGGCCTGGTGAAGGCCACCAGCCAGCCGGAGATGCTGCGCTACGCCCATGCCCTGGACCGGGTGCTGCAGTGGAACTACTACTGGATTGCGAACTACTACCCGCCCGGCACCTCCACGGTGTGGTGGAACCGCTTCGGCATCCCCAAGGTGCCGGCGAGCAACGATGAAGCCATCGAAAGCTGGTGGGAAGTCAGCAGCAGCGCACTGACCGACGAACAAATGGCCGCCGAGCTGATCCGCCGTGGCAAACCCGGAGGGCGCCACTGA
- a CDS encoding helix-turn-helix domain-containing protein encodes MSGIGSRLRQERERLGLSQKVFGEIGGVEANAQGKYESGDRAPKADYLSRVAAKGVDVLYVLTGSRIPIQSGGLSQTEEKVLDCYRALFKEDQDAICRLTSTLAELSASQGERRKAQVRE; translated from the coding sequence ATGAGTGGAATCGGTTCGCGGTTGAGGCAGGAGCGAGAACGCCTGGGACTGTCGCAGAAAGTTTTTGGTGAAATAGGCGGGGTTGAAGCCAACGCCCAGGGTAAATATGAAAGTGGTGATCGTGCACCCAAGGCGGATTATCTGTCCCGGGTGGCGGCAAAAGGGGTGGATGTGCTGTATGTGCTGACCGGCAGCCGGATCCCGATCCAGAGCGGCGGGCTGAGTCAGACCGAGGAAAAGGTCCTGGATTGCTATCGGGCGCTGTTCAAGGAGGATCAGGATGCTATCTGCCGCCTGACCAGTACCCTGGCCGAGCTTTCGGCAAGCCAGGGCGAGAGGCGCAAGGCCCAGGTACGAGAATGA
- a CDS encoding microcin C ABC transporter permease YejB: protein MLAYILRRLLLIIPTLLIILLVNFVIVQAAPGGPVEQAIARLQGIGGGAAVGGSADAMSSSGSRASRGLDPKLIQDIEKQYGFDKPAHERLWLMLKNYARLDFGKSFFRGATVTDLILEKMPVTISLGLWATLITYLVSIPLGIRKAVHHGSHFDIWSSTAIIIGYAMPAFLFAMFLIVLFAGGTSLNWFPVRGLVSDNFEQLSTLGKVADYFWHLVLPVSSLVIGGFATLTILTKNSFLNEITRQYVVTARAKGLSERRVLYGHVFRNAMLLVVSGIPQAFISVFFAGSLLIEVIFSLDGLGRMSYEAAVSRDYPVVFGSLFIFTLFGLLIKLIGDLCYTLVDPRIDFAARNA, encoded by the coding sequence ATGCTGGCCTACATTCTGCGGCGCCTGCTGCTGATCATCCCGACGCTATTGATCATCCTTCTGGTGAACTTCGTCATCGTCCAGGCCGCCCCCGGCGGCCCGGTGGAACAGGCCATCGCCCGCCTGCAGGGCATCGGTGGCGGCGCCGCTGTCGGCGGCTCCGCCGACGCCATGAGCAGCAGCGGCTCCCGGGCCAGCCGCGGCCTGGACCCCAAGCTGATCCAGGACATCGAGAAACAGTACGGCTTCGACAAGCCGGCCCATGAACGCCTGTGGCTGATGCTCAAGAACTACGCCCGGCTGGACTTCGGCAAGAGCTTCTTTCGCGGCGCCACGGTCACCGACCTGATCCTGGAAAAGATGCCGGTGACCATTTCCCTGGGGCTCTGGGCGACCCTGATCACCTACCTGGTGTCGATCCCCCTGGGGATCCGCAAGGCGGTGCACCACGGCAGCCATTTCGACATCTGGAGCAGCACCGCGATCATCATCGGCTACGCCATGCCGGCCTTCCTGTTCGCCATGTTCCTGATCGTGCTGTTCGCCGGCGGCACCTCGCTGAACTGGTTCCCGGTGCGCGGCCTGGTCTCGGACAACTTCGAGCAGTTGAGCACCCTGGGCAAGGTCGCCGACTACTTCTGGCACCTGGTACTGCCGGTCAGCTCCCTGGTGATCGGCGGCTTCGCCACCCTGACCATCCTCACCAAGAACTCCTTCCTCAACGAGATCACCCGCCAGTACGTGGTCACCGCCCGGGCCAAGGGCCTGAGCGAGCGCCGGGTGCTGTATGGGCATGTGTTCCGCAACGCCATGCTGCTGGTGGTCTCGGGCATTCCCCAGGCCTTTATCAGCGTGTTCTTCGCCGGCTCCCTGCTGATCGAGGTGATCTTCTCCCTCGACGGCCTGGGGCGCATGAGCTATGAAGCCGCGGTGTCCAGGGACTACCCGGTGGTGTTCGGCTCGCTGTTCATCTTCACCCTGTTCGGCCTCTTGATAA
- a CDS encoding DNA-binding protein, whose amino-acid sequence MPGIRTAAQAKAWLEHQGKSVQQFAREHGVDPATTYQVLAGRKKGKRGEAHKVAVLLGMKDGIILEDAPAIDPNAQ is encoded by the coding sequence ATGCCCGGTATCCGCACTGCCGCACAAGCCAAGGCCTGGCTGGAACATCAAGGTAAATCGGTTCAACAATTTGCTCGTGAACACGGGGTTGACCCGGCCACTACCTATCAGGTGCTGGCAGGCCGCAAGAAAGGCAAACGAGGGGAAGCGCACAAGGTCGCGGTGCTACTGGGAATGAAGGACGGCATCATCCTCGAGGATGCGCCCGCGATAGATCCCAACGCACAGTAA
- a CDS encoding peptidylprolyl isomerase, with amino-acid sequence MAKATARHILVASEAKCNELKAEIEAGADFAEVAKKNSTCPSSRDGGNLGSFGPGQMVKEFDTVVFSAPVNVVQGPVKTQFGYHLLEVTSRQD; translated from the coding sequence ATGGCCAAAGCCACTGCCCGTCACATCCTGGTTGCCAGCGAAGCCAAGTGCAACGAACTCAAAGCCGAAATCGAAGCCGGCGCCGACTTTGCCGAAGTCGCGAAAAAGAACTCCACCTGCCCTTCCAGCCGTGACGGCGGCAACCTGGGCTCCTTCGGCCCAGGCCAGATGGTCAAGGAATTCGACACCGTGGTGTTCAGCGCTCCGGTAAACGTGGTGCAAGGCCCGGTGAAAACCCAGTTCGGCTACCACCTGCTGGAAGTCACCAGCCGCCAGGACTGA
- a CDS encoding GNAT family N-acetyltransferase: protein MDGFSLRPAVDSDLAFARDLTRSTMLGYYIRNDLLWQDEAFDVAWAGRRNLLICQGARVLGFVSLSRDAQALYVRELHVLEAFRGQGAGAWTLEQVLELARQERRGLLRLTVFKGNPAQRLYERMGLRVVGEDDCFWRMERLSDSLAGRLGDA from the coding sequence ATGGACGGCTTTTCATTACGCCCGGCGGTTGATTCGGACCTGGCGTTCGCCCGCGATCTGACCCGTTCCACCATGCTCGGCTATTACATTCGCAACGACTTGCTGTGGCAGGACGAAGCCTTCGATGTGGCCTGGGCCGGCCGCAGGAACCTGCTGATCTGCCAGGGTGCCCGGGTGCTGGGGTTTGTCAGCCTGAGCCGGGATGCGCAGGCGCTGTATGTCCGCGAATTGCATGTGCTGGAGGCTTTCCGGGGGCAGGGCGCCGGTGCCTGGACGCTGGAGCAGGTGCTGGAGCTGGCTCGCCAGGAGCGCCGAGGGTTGTTGCGCCTGACTGTGTTCAAGGGCAATCCCGCACAGCGGCTGTATGAGCGGATGGGGTTGCGGGTGGTGGGAGAGGATGATTGCTTCTGGCGCATGGAGCGCTTGTCTGATTCGCTTGCCGGAAGGCTTGGCGACGCCTGA
- a CDS encoding carbon-nitrogen hydrolase family protein yields the protein MSVLTLAAAQTVSIAGDLPANLARHQRLMQLAAAQGVQLLVFPELSLTGYEPQLAAELALMPDTPQLQPLRDLARELELTAVVGMPIRLSVDGPVLIGALVLGGDGSLAVYTKQHLHAGEERAFVAGWGGAPLHIGGETVALAVCADFCHASHVQAAVDAGAGIYAAGVLISEGGYAADSAQLQGYAQEHGMLVLMANHGGPSGGWACAGRSAAWDARGRLLGTVEGVGEALLIVQGGTGQWQAQVLEVSH from the coding sequence ATGTCCGTGCTGACCCTCGCTGCTGCCCAAACGGTGTCCATCGCAGGCGATCTACCGGCCAACCTGGCCCGGCATCAGCGGTTGATGCAACTGGCAGCGGCGCAGGGCGTGCAGTTGCTGGTGTTTCCCGAGCTGTCGCTGACCGGCTACGAGCCGCAACTGGCAGCCGAGCTGGCACTGATGCCGGATACACCGCAGTTGCAGCCACTGCGGGATCTGGCCCGGGAGCTGGAACTGACGGCGGTGGTGGGGATGCCGATCCGCCTGTCTGTTGACGGGCCGGTGCTGATTGGCGCTCTGGTGCTGGGCGGCGACGGTTCGCTGGCGGTCTACACCAAGCAGCACCTGCATGCAGGAGAAGAGCGCGCTTTTGTCGCAGGCTGGGGCGGCGCCCCTTTGCATATCGGTGGCGAAACCGTGGCTTTGGCGGTCTGTGCGGACTTCTGCCACGCCAGCCATGTGCAGGCGGCGGTCGATGCCGGCGCCGGGATCTATGCTGCCGGGGTCTTGATCAGCGAAGGTGGCTACGCCGCCGATAGCGCGCAGCTCCAGGGATACGCCCAGGAACACGGGATGCTGGTGCTGATGGCCAACCACGGCGGCCCCAGCGGTGGTTGGGCCTGCGCCGGACGCAGCGCAGCCTGGGATGCCCGGGGCCGGTTGCTGGGCACCGTCGAGGGTGTGGGCGAGGCTTTGTTGATTGTCCAGGGTGGTACTGGGCAATGGCAGGCGCAAGTGCTGGAGGTGAGCCATTGA
- the uvrY gene encoding UvrY/SirA/GacA family response regulator transcription factor, whose amino-acid sequence MIRVLVVDDHDLVRTGITRMLADIDGLQVVGQAESGEESLLKARELKPDVVLMDVKMPGIGGLEATRKLLRSHPDIKVVAVTVCEEDPFPTRLLQAGAAGYLTKGAGLNEMVQAIRLVFAGQRYISPQIAQQLVFKSFQPSSDSPFDALSEREIQIALMIVGCQKVQIISDKLCLSPKTVNTYRYRIFEKLSISSDVELTLLAVRHGMVDASL is encoded by the coding sequence TTGATAAGGGTGCTAGTAGTCGATGACCATGATCTCGTTCGTACGGGCATTACACGAATGTTGGCTGACATCGATGGCCTGCAAGTAGTCGGGCAGGCGGAGTCAGGGGAAGAATCCCTGCTCAAGGCGCGGGAGCTGAAGCCCGATGTGGTCCTGATGGACGTCAAGATGCCAGGCATCGGCGGCCTCGAAGCCACGCGCAAACTGCTGCGCAGTCATCCGGACATCAAGGTCGTGGCGGTCACCGTCTGCGAGGAAGATCCCTTTCCTACCCGCTTGCTGCAAGCGGGTGCGGCGGGCTATCTGACCAAGGGCGCCGGTCTGAACGAAATGGTCCAGGCCATCCGCCTGGTATTTGCCGGCCAGCGCTATATCAGCCCGCAGATCGCTCAGCAATTGGTGTTCAAGTCATTCCAGCCTTCCAGTGATTCACCGTTCGACGCCCTGTCGGAACGGGAGATCCAGATTGCGCTGATGATTGTCGGCTGCCAGAAGGTGCAGATCATCTCCGACAAGCTGTGCCTGTCGCCGAAAACCGTGAATACCTACCGCTATCGCATTTTCGAGAAGCTCTCGATCAGCAGCGATGTCGAGTTGACGCTATTGGCGGTTCGTCACGGCATGGTTGATGCCAGCCTCTGA